One Longimicrobium sp. DNA segment encodes these proteins:
- a CDS encoding M56 family metallopeptidase — MIASWMLYALLVSLLLAAAAWTLEEVFRLRGLAVRFVWLGALLATVAITAAAPLRSRPAVVLQATQSSDVAVPRERPAPQGLAAWAAASLRAARMELNRGLDSAAALGGRAGTGLALGWIALSSLMLALTAATLLRSRRARRGWPVAELSGERVRVAPAAGPAVLGIRRPEVVVPAWLLGASPREQRLVVIHEREHVRARDPLVLLVGCVAAAVMAWNPAAWWMLRRLRAAVELDCDARVLRHGVRPQEYGAVLIDIAGRGPGLSLGAPALAGSPSILERRLRAMTMRLPRYARLRASLFGVLATAALASACEAPLPTSAEIEKMDVADVEARVGELALASGGSTTYIVDGKQVTAEEARALSGDRIERIEVTRGATGTPTSSEKIEIFTILAPPSDSSVRLEAGGPTQVLVDELVPSDVTTTGTRATGTAPAEPPTASGDTRMSNSGQTSRLETTRATSGESHRVTVRGTGSFEGLLLIDGVETPASAMSTLDPHTIESIDVLKGEAAVRAYSDPRAAH, encoded by the coding sequence ATGCTGTACGCGCTCCTGGTGAGCCTGCTGCTCGCGGCCGCCGCCTGGACGCTGGAAGAGGTGTTCCGGCTGCGCGGACTGGCGGTGCGCTTCGTGTGGCTGGGTGCACTGCTCGCGACCGTGGCGATCACCGCCGCCGCTCCGCTGCGCAGCCGCCCGGCGGTGGTGCTGCAGGCCACGCAGTCGTCGGACGTGGCGGTCCCTCGGGAGCGTCCCGCCCCTCAGGGGCTTGCCGCGTGGGCGGCCGCATCGTTGAGGGCGGCGCGCATGGAGTTGAACCGCGGGCTGGATTCGGCGGCGGCACTCGGGGGGCGGGCGGGCACCGGCCTGGCGCTGGGGTGGATCGCGCTGTCGTCGCTGATGCTGGCGCTCACCGCGGCCACGCTCCTCCGCTCGCGCCGTGCGCGGCGGGGATGGCCGGTCGCGGAGCTTTCGGGCGAGCGGGTGAGGGTGGCGCCCGCCGCGGGACCGGCGGTGCTCGGCATCCGCAGGCCCGAGGTGGTGGTGCCCGCGTGGCTGCTGGGGGCCTCGCCGCGGGAGCAGCGGCTGGTGGTGATCCACGAACGGGAGCACGTGCGGGCCCGCGATCCGCTGGTGCTGCTGGTGGGATGCGTGGCGGCCGCCGTGATGGCCTGGAACCCCGCCGCGTGGTGGATGCTGCGGAGGCTTCGGGCCGCCGTGGAGCTGGACTGCGATGCGCGCGTGCTGCGGCACGGGGTGCGGCCGCAGGAATACGGAGCGGTGCTGATCGACATCGCCGGGCGGGGGCCCGGACTGTCGCTGGGTGCGCCGGCGCTCGCCGGATCGCCCTCCATCCTGGAACGGAGACTTCGCGCCATGACCATGAGACTTCCCCGTTACGCCCGCCTGCGCGCCAGCCTGTTCGGCGTGCTCGCCACCGCGGCCTTGGCCAGCGCCTGCGAAGCACCGCTGCCCACCAGCGCCGAGATCGAAAAGATGGACGTCGCCGACGTGGAGGCGCGCGTCGGCGAGCTGGCGCTCGCGAGTGGCGGAAGCACGACCTACATCGTCGACGGCAAGCAGGTTACGGCCGAGGAAGCCCGCGCCCTGAGCGGCGATCGAATCGAACGTATCGAGGTCACCCGCGGCGCGACGGGGACGCCGACCAGTTCGGAGAAGATCGAGATCTTCACCATCCTCGCTCCCCCCTCCGACTCGTCAGTCCGCCTGGAAGCCGGCGGGCCCACGCAGGTCCTCGTCGACGAGCTGGTGCCGAGTGACGTCACCACCACGGGCACGCGGGCTACCGGCACCGCGCCGGCCGAGCCTCCTACGGCTTCCGGGGACACGAGGATGAGCAACAGCGGCCAGACCAGCCGCCTCGAGACTACCCGTGCGACCAGCGGCGAGTCGCACCGGGTTACGGTGCGCGGAACGGGCTCGTTCGAGGGGCTGCTCCTGATCGATGGAGTGGAAACACCCGCGAGCGCCATGTCGACCCTGGATCCGCACACCATCGAGAGCATCGACGTGCTCAAGGGCGAGGCCGCGGTCCGCGCGTACAGCGATCCCCGCGCGGCCCACG